Proteins co-encoded in one Quercus robur chromosome 8, dhQueRobu3.1, whole genome shotgun sequence genomic window:
- the LOC126696105 gene encoding uncharacterized protein LOC126696105, which translates to MGETGDDSKTLRKLFSPITTNPPSCIVLPATTAAHFELKPQIIHLLPTFHGLDREDPYMHVKDFLEICATCKFQNFTDDSVRLRLFPFSLKDKAKAWLNSLSPGSITSWELLVTKFLSKFFPMVKTNVLRREIADFYQDEQEKFYESWERFKDLILKCPHHGFETWRLVQYFYNGLTQTNRNMIESMNGGGFLSLVDDKAYKFLENFFESSQQWDFSNRKERCAPAIKKGGLYEVNEDLDIKARLDNLTRKVEALTLGRGMNSVNQVQSETCSICASPMHTTQMCPSATGYPDFYAEQANALNNYGKPFASPFLEAYNPNWRNHPNFSWRQSQPPTNVGGQQVHQQSQFRPPTQAYPPIPQSTPQFVAPPRQQPSLEESLKTFMQSTSQAIQEMKSSTHLNTQAISKLENQVDQLTAQVGEREKGKFPS; encoded by the coding sequence ATGGGAGAAACTGGAGATGATTCAAAAACTCTTAGGAAGTTGTTCTCACCCATAACCACCAACCCTCCATCTTGCATAGTATTGCCTGCAACCACTGCTGCACATTTTGAGTTGAAGCCACAGATAATCCACCTTCTTCCTACTTTTCATGGATTGGATAGAGAAGATCCTTATATGCATGTGAAGGATTTTCTTGAGATTTGTGCTACTTGTAAGTTTCAGAATTTCACTGATGACTCTGTTCGCTTGCGtttattccctttttccttGAAGGATAAGGCAAAAGCATGGCTTAATTCTCTGTCACCTGGATCTATCACTTCATGGGAACTGTTAGTCACAAAATTCCTCTCTAAATTTTTCCCAATGGTCAAGACCAATGTTTTGAGGAGAGAAATTGCAGATTTTTATCAGGATGAACAAGAGAAATTTTATGAGAGTTGGGAGAGATTTAAGGACTTGATCTTAAAGTGTCCCCATCATGGTTTTGAAACATGGAGACtagtacaatatttttataatggttTGACTCAGACAAATCGTAACATGATTGAGTCCATGAATGGTGGTGGATTTTTGAGTCTTGTAGATGATAAGGCATACaaatttcttgagaatttttttgaaagttcacAACAATGGGATTTTTCCAATCGTAAAGAGAGATGTGCCCCTGCAATTAAGAAAGGAGGATTGTATGAAGTCAATGAAGATTTAGACATAAAAGCTAGGTTGGACAATCTCACTCGTAAGGTTGAAGCTTTAACTTTAGGTAGAGGGATGAATTCTGTCAATCAAGTTCAAAGTGAAACATGCTCTATTTGTGCTAGTCCTATGCATACAACACAAATGTGTCCTTCCGCAACTGGGTACCCTGATTTTTATGCTGAGCAAGCAAATGCACTGAATAATTATGGAAAACCATTTGCTAGTCCATTTTTAGAGGCATACAATCCAAATTGGAGGAACCATCCTAATTTCTCATGGAGGCAAAGTCAGCCTCCCACAAATGTAGGTGGACAACAAGTGCATCAACAAAGTCAATTTCGTCCACCTACTCAAGCATATCCTCCCATTCCTCAATCAACACCTCAGTTTGTAGCACCACCAAGACAACAACCATCTTTGGAGGAGTCTCTCAAAACTTTCATGCAGTCAACTAGCCAAGCCATTCAAGAGATGAAAAGTTCCACCCATTTGAATACTCAAGCTATTTCAAAGTTGGAAAATCAAGTTGACCAGTTAACAGCCCAAGTTGgagaaagggaaaaaggaaagtTTCCTAGTTAA